One Sinorhizobium sp. BG8 DNA window includes the following coding sequences:
- a CDS encoding amino acid ABC transporter permease has protein sequence MGYQLDFGKVLQGQYLDMILQGLEATMILFVVSWALGLVLAVVLTVIRATEFKPTNFMVAAFVEYHRNVPILIQLFVWYFGFAVILPDSVNDFLNDIGAEMGYAIVALALNKAAYMSEDFRSGLRSIHPAQMEAARSIGLTYLGAMRWVILPQAWRLALPALLGQTLILFKATSLGAAIGVAELSYQARYVEEQSFRIFEAYGITTVIYMVISFAIMWASSLLEKRFQLRVK, from the coding sequence ATGGGTTACCAACTCGACTTCGGCAAGGTCCTGCAGGGCCAGTATCTCGACATGATCCTGCAGGGCCTGGAGGCGACGATGATCCTCTTCGTTGTCTCCTGGGCACTCGGATTGGTTCTGGCGGTCGTCCTGACCGTTATCCGGGCGACCGAATTCAAGCCAACCAACTTCATGGTCGCTGCCTTTGTCGAGTACCATCGCAATGTGCCGATCCTGATCCAGCTTTTTGTCTGGTATTTCGGTTTCGCTGTTATCCTCCCTGACTCCGTCAACGATTTCTTGAACGATATCGGTGCCGAGATGGGCTACGCGATCGTCGCCCTGGCCCTCAACAAGGCCGCCTACATGTCCGAGGATTTCCGAAGCGGGCTGCGATCGATCCATCCGGCGCAGATGGAGGCGGCAAGGTCGATCGGCCTGACTTATCTCGGCGCCATGCGGTGGGTGATCCTGCCGCAGGCCTGGAGGCTCGCCTTGCCTGCGCTTCTCGGCCAGACGCTGATCCTGTTCAAGGCGACCAGTCTTGGCGCTGCCATTGGCGTCGCGGAACTCTCCTATCAGGCGCGATATGTGGAAGAGCAGTCGTTCAGGATCTTCGAAGCCTATGGGATCACCACGGTAATCTACATGGTTATTTCCTTCGCGATCATGTGGGCATCTTCCTTGCTCGAAAAGCGCTTCCAGTTGCGGGTCAAGTAA
- a CDS encoding transporter substrate-binding domain-containing protein, protein MSFTKLLAASVIGFAALTYTVSANQLDDVKKAGKITCGVLTNSPPLGFQDPKTREPAGYEIDICRQFAESIGVTAELVPVSPQTRMAELVQGRVDVLASLLSYSKERAEQVDFSGAYIAEDFNFVVLDQSDIKKVDDLSGQRMGLVKGSVLIPLTEKRLPDARVLSFETSAASFLALQQGKVKATVYRYSEGKAVERNAGDGIKALRFLDEPLLSMPSGFAFRKGSPELVKAADDFLAQLEASGEGQKLYDKWLGKDSELKSTRKFEFGKPQETWFTN, encoded by the coding sequence ATGAGCTTTACGAAATTGCTTGCCGCTTCGGTCATCGGATTTGCCGCATTGACTTATACCGTTTCCGCAAACCAACTTGATGACGTCAAGAAAGCCGGAAAGATCACTTGCGGTGTTCTGACGAACTCACCGCCGCTTGGTTTTCAGGATCCCAAGACGCGCGAGCCCGCGGGCTATGAGATCGACATTTGCCGGCAGTTTGCCGAGTCGATCGGAGTGACGGCCGAACTGGTCCCGGTTTCGCCTCAGACCCGCATGGCCGAGTTGGTACAGGGCCGTGTCGATGTGCTCGCATCTCTGTTGAGCTACAGCAAGGAGCGCGCCGAGCAGGTTGATTTCAGCGGCGCATACATTGCCGAAGATTTCAACTTCGTGGTTCTCGATCAATCCGACATCAAGAAGGTCGATGACCTCTCGGGTCAACGAATGGGTCTCGTGAAGGGCTCGGTTCTCATCCCGCTCACCGAAAAGCGGCTGCCGGACGCCCGCGTGCTGTCATTCGAGACGAGTGCTGCCTCGTTCCTGGCTCTCCAGCAGGGAAAGGTAAAGGCCACGGTCTATCGCTATTCCGAAGGCAAGGCGGTTGAACGCAATGCCGGCGACGGTATCAAGGCGCTGCGTTTCCTGGATGAGCCACTGCTGTCGATGCCTTCGGGTTTCGCGTTCCGCAAGGGATCACCCGAGCTGGTAAAGGCCGCCGATGATTTTCTCGCGCAACTGGAGGCTTCAGGCGAGGGCCAGAAGCTTTACGACAAGTGGCTTGGCAAGGATTCGGAGCTGAAATCCACGCGCAAGTTTGAATTCGGTAAGCCCCAGGAAACCTGGTTTACCAACTGA
- a CDS encoding LysR family transcriptional regulator yields MALDLLKLRYFSKIAEFGSFTRAAHELGVAQPALSLHMRSLEEQLAVQLLTRTPRGVVVTEAGTTLLTHTQAILKALDQAEAATKEQAKNPTGDVSLGVLASIAPLIAVPILKICEERFPKIRLTISEGDSQTLRGAIETKAHDLAVNLGEVARPTASPLFDEMLYAVGPSGHFTQDGSSISISQALELPLILPTRRHGIRILLEREALILGKAINIVREIEGLASTKAAIGAGFGFTVLGRGAIFEDFQKGALSVLPLAGKGFTRRLVLDSPVDHPQTKAVLEVRNILLEVVHNLGEQGNWSCVGRERA; encoded by the coding sequence GTGGCACTCGATCTCCTGAAACTGCGCTACTTTTCCAAGATCGCCGAGTTCGGCTCGTTCACACGCGCCGCGCACGAGCTGGGCGTCGCCCAACCTGCACTCAGCCTGCACATGCGCTCTCTCGAAGAACAGCTTGCAGTTCAGCTGTTGACCCGTACACCGAGAGGCGTGGTCGTGACCGAAGCAGGTACCACGCTGCTGACGCATACCCAGGCCATCCTCAAGGCTTTAGACCAAGCCGAGGCGGCGACGAAGGAGCAAGCAAAAAACCCGACAGGCGATGTTTCCCTCGGCGTACTCGCATCCATCGCGCCTTTGATTGCCGTACCCATCCTGAAGATCTGCGAGGAACGGTTTCCGAAGATCCGACTGACGATTAGCGAAGGCGACAGCCAGACCTTGCGGGGTGCGATCGAAACGAAGGCGCATGATCTCGCCGTCAACCTCGGCGAAGTCGCCCGCCCTACGGCATCTCCTCTATTCGACGAGATGCTCTACGCCGTCGGCCCCTCCGGACATTTTACCCAGGACGGCTCGTCCATTTCGATCAGCCAGGCGCTCGAACTCCCCCTTATTCTGCCGACGCGCCGGCATGGTATCCGCATTCTCCTCGAGCGTGAGGCACTCATCCTCGGAAAGGCGATCAACATCGTGCGCGAGATCGAGGGGCTTGCGAGCACCAAGGCCGCCATCGGTGCCGGCTTCGGCTTCACTGTTCTTGGCCGCGGAGCGATCTTCGAAGACTTCCAGAAAGGCGCCTTGTCAGTGCTTCCGCTGGCGGGCAAGGGATTTACGCGACGCCTGGTCCTCGACAGCCCGGTCGATCACCCCCAGACCAAGGCCGTCCTCGAGGTCAGAAACATCCTTCTTGAAGTCGTGCACAACCTTGGCGAACAGGGCAACTGGTCGTGCGTCGGGCGGGAGCGGGCATAG
- a CDS encoding ABC transporter substrate-binding protein, which translates to MNWKCITVSLALAGALALPAKADQLDEILANKTLRCATYADVPPFSSPDLKTREMVGFDVDLCKAVARELGVAAEIKPISVEARVSEVKLGRVDITVANLAYTLSRAEQIQYSDPYYVAKEMLMVPADDEGKSKADYQGQRLASSKGSTSELSIKLNKSEPLTFQDTGSAYLALQQGKARGMVANTMTITKLVNESQVRGKKMRMVEEPMLYQPIGIGMQKDQPALTEKVNEILHKLDDSGEINKIWDTWLGPNTEYKMTRTDKVVPLSELKFDPIP; encoded by the coding sequence ATGAACTGGAAATGCATTACAGTAAGTTTGGCACTCGCGGGTGCCTTGGCGCTCCCCGCGAAAGCTGATCAGCTCGATGAGATTCTTGCCAACAAGACGCTGCGTTGTGCCACCTATGCCGACGTTCCTCCCTTTTCTTCTCCGGATCTGAAGACCCGCGAAATGGTCGGTTTCGATGTCGATCTGTGCAAGGCAGTCGCCCGCGAACTCGGTGTCGCCGCCGAGATCAAGCCGATCTCGGTCGAGGCCCGCGTGTCGGAGGTCAAGCTTGGCCGCGTCGACATCACCGTCGCAAATCTCGCCTATACGCTGAGCCGCGCCGAACAAATTCAATATAGCGATCCCTATTATGTCGCCAAGGAAATGCTGATGGTTCCGGCCGACGATGAGGGCAAGAGCAAGGCGGACTATCAGGGTCAGCGTCTGGCCTCTAGCAAGGGATCGACTTCAGAGCTGTCGATCAAACTCAACAAGTCGGAACCGCTGACCTTCCAGGACACAGGCTCGGCCTACCTCGCACTTCAGCAGGGCAAGGCGCGCGGCATGGTCGCCAACACGATGACCATCACCAAGCTTGTCAACGAATCCCAGGTCCGCGGCAAGAAAATGCGCATGGTCGAGGAACCGATGCTTTATCAGCCGATCGGTATCGGCATGCAGAAGGACCAGCCGGCGCTGACCGAGAAGGTCAACGAGATCCTGCACAAACTGGACGATTCAGGTGAGATCAACAAGATCTGGGATACCTGGCTCGGCCCGAACACCGAATACAAGATGACCCGCACCGACAAGGTCGTGCCGCTGTCCGAATTGAAGTTCGACCCGATTCCCTGA
- a CDS encoding amino acid ABC transporter ATP-binding protein: MTAPQSKPQDGQAIRLAAVSKSYGDYQVLKSIDAEVKRGEVVVICGPSGSGKSTLIRTVNRLEEINSGAIEFEGQNIHAKMRASELNRLRSRIGFVFQNFNLFPHLSVLENVSMSPIKIKGVPASVAREKAIKLLDRVGLADKANSFPAQLSGGQQQRVAIARALAMEPPVMLFDEPTSALDPEMVGEVLMVMKNLAAEGMTMLCVTHEMNFARDVADRIWFIDAGQILESATPDEFFKNPRHPRAQRFLSDLRH, encoded by the coding sequence GGCTATTCGCCTTGCAGCCGTCAGCAAGAGCTACGGTGACTATCAGGTCCTCAAGAGCATCGACGCCGAGGTCAAGCGCGGCGAGGTGGTGGTTATTTGCGGGCCGTCAGGCTCGGGAAAATCGACCTTGATCCGCACGGTCAACCGCCTCGAGGAGATCAACAGCGGTGCGATTGAATTCGAGGGGCAGAACATCCACGCGAAGATGCGTGCCTCCGAGCTCAACAGATTGCGCAGTCGGATTGGTTTCGTCTTCCAGAACTTCAATCTTTTTCCCCATCTCTCGGTTCTCGAAAACGTGTCGATGTCGCCGATCAAGATAAAGGGGGTTCCCGCAAGTGTTGCTCGGGAGAAGGCAATCAAGCTTCTCGACCGGGTAGGCCTTGCCGACAAGGCAAATTCCTTCCCTGCACAACTATCCGGCGGACAGCAGCAGCGCGTGGCGATCGCGCGCGCGCTCGCAATGGAGCCTCCGGTGATGCTCTTCGACGAACCGACAAGTGCGCTCGACCCCGAAATGGTCGGAGAGGTCTTGATGGTCATGAAGAACCTGGCGGCCGAGGGAATGACAATGCTCTGCGTCACGCACGAGATGAATTTCGCACGCGATGTCGCAGACCGCATCTGGTTCATCGATGCCGGCCAAATCCTTGAGAGTGCCACACCCGATGAATTCTTCAAGAATCCTCGTCATCCGCGCGCCCAGCGCTTCCTATCGGACCTGCGGCACTGA